Part of the Aquicella lusitana genome is shown below.
TGTAATCGGTTGTTTTCAAAAACACTAACAGCCTCGCAGACCGCACGAACCGTTTGCTCCGAAAAGAAAACCCCCGTAGGCTTTTCCTGCGCAATGCCGCGCACAGTTTCAAGTGCCCCGCCTTTGCCCAAGGCAATGACAGGTGTGCCGCAGGCTTGCGCCTCAAGCGGCACAATGCCGAAGTCTTCCTCCGCCGCAAAAACAAAAGCCTTGGCGCGCTGCATATGATCAATGAGCACTTCATTGGGCTGGTAACCGAGCAGTTCCACATTGCTGCCGGTTTTGGCCTTGATCTTGGCGAAATCGGGGCCGTCGCCAATCACTACCAGCTTTTTATCCGGCATGGCGCTAAAGCTTTCCACGATCAAATCAATCTTTTTATAAGGCACAAGACGGGAAGCCGTCAGATAAAAATCTTCTTTTTGATGGCCGGGCATAAAGCGTGCAATGTCCACAGGCGGATGAATGACAGTGGCATCCCGGCGGTAAGTTTTACGAATGCGATTGGCGATAAAATGGGAGTTGGCGATAAAATAATCGACGCCATTTGCGCTACGCAAGTCCCATAACCGAAGCTTATGCAGAAAATAGCGAGCCAGCAGCCCCTGGGGCTTTTTATCCAGCCCGGTTTCCCGAAGGTACTGATGCTGCAAATCCCACGCATAGCGCATCGGTGAATGGACATAGCTGATATGTAGCTGGTCAGGCCCGGTAATAACGCCTTTGGCGACGGCATGCGAACTCGAAATAATGAGTTCATAACTGGAAAGATCCAGCTGCTCGATAGCAAGCGGCATGAGCGGCAAATAACTGCGATATTTTTTCCTGGCAAAAGGCAGCTTTTGTATAAAGGTCGTCTTGGCTGTTTTATGACGCAAAAAATCCCGCTGGTGAGGCTCAAGAAAATCGACCACGGCAAAGAGGTCGGCATCGGGAAAACACTGAAACAGTTCGCCCAGTACTTTTTCGGCCCCGCCAAGGGTCACTAACCAATCGCAGACAATGGCTGTTTTCATGTGACACGTCCGTAAGTATCTTCAAATCGCACAATATCATCCTCACCCAGATATTGTCCCGTCTGAACTTCAATGATGACCAGATCCGTTTTGCCAGGATTGGAGAGGCGGTGCGGCGTACCCACTGGTACAAAAGTGGATTCGTTGGTATTGAGCAGAATGGTCTGTTCACCGTTTAATACTTGTGCGGTTCCTTCTACTACCACCCAGTGTTCACTCCGGTGATGGTGCATTTGTAATGAAAGCGAAGCTTCAGGTTTGACAACGATGCGCTTGATTTTAAAGCCGTGGCCTTCTTCCAGCACCGTATACGACCCCCAGGGGCGAATCACGGTGCGATGCATCAGATAACTTTGATGGGACTTCTCTTTTAAGGTTTGCACCACCTGTTTCACATCCTGCGTGCGGTCACGATGCGTAATCAGCAGGGCATCGGGTGTGTCGATGATAGCGAGATTCTGGACGCCGATGGAGGCCACCATTCTGCTTTCGCTATGGATAAAATTATTCTGCGAATCAATCAGAATGGCATCACCTAGCACCGTATTGCCGTTCGAATCAGCCGGATGCAGCTTTTTATAGGCTTCCCACGATCCAATATCCTGCCAGCCAAACTGACAGGCAATGACAGCGATTTCCTGTGATTTTTCCATAAGCGCATAATCGATAGAAATATCAGGCTGCTCAGCAAAGCTAACTGGATCGAATTCGAAGGTATAGGGGTCTGTAGGATGCGCTCGGGATTTTTCCCAGCATTGTCTTGCAGCCTGAAGTATTTGCGGTGCGTGGTGGTTGAGCTCATTTATCAAAACACCCGCTTTGAAGCAGAACATCCCGGCATTCCACAGGTATTGGCTGGATTGAAATAAAGTGTTCGCAAGAGCAGCATCGGGTTTTTCAACAAACCGCCGGACTTGATGGCAATCCGTATGAGCGGGATAAAGATCGCCAAATTCGATATAGCCAAATCCTGTTTCAGGCGCGGTGGGCATAATGCCAAAAGTCACCATTCGGTTGTCTTTGGCAAGCGTGATCGCTTTAGCGCACTGCTTGTCAAATGCGTCCGTGTTTTCGATGAGGTGGTCAGCCGGCAAGACCAACAGAATGGCTTCCGGCCCATAATTTGCCAGGGCTTTTAAGGCAGCGAGTGTGATAGCCGGCGCAGTATTGCGGCCAAATGGTTCTAGAAGAAAACTGGTGGTAATCGGCTCGGTTAAAACTGCTTTATAATCCGCCTTGCTTTTGAGGTAATATTCCCGGTTGGTAATCGTCATCACCTCGGGCGAGCGGGAAAACCGCATAGCGCGCAAGAAAGTCTTTTGTAGCAGGGTTTCGCCATCCGGCAGTCGCATAAAGGGCTTGGGGTGCGCTTCACGTGATACGGGCCATAATCGGCTGCCCGTACCGCCTGAAAGAATCACGGGAATAAGGGTATCTTCGGGGTGGGTCATGAATAAGCCATTCCCTCTCAGGATTATTATTCGGATTGTTGCAATATTATACAGTTCTTTTAATATGAGCAAGGAGTTGAAATAAAGAAGAAGTGTATGCTGCCTAAAGGGTTACTAAAAGAATATTCCCGAACGATTGCCATGATGGTCCGTATGATGGACATGGCGACAGTGTTTTTTGCTGGCTGGCTCGCTTATCTCTTTCGCTTTAATGACGTCCGGCTGCCTTCTTCCTATCTGGGTGCGCTCCTGCTCGCGGTCGCTATGACGCCCGTTGTCTTTTCCTTCTTTAATATTTATGTTTCGATACGCGGCGCGGGCTTCCTGCGGCATCTCATCAGCCTCATTCAGGCGATGTGTGTGCTCGGATTCGTGCTTGCGGGCCTTTCCTTTTTCACTAAATCGGGCGATACCTTTTCACGCCTTTGGTTTGTCACCTGGGTGCTATTTACCCTGTTCTTTTTGATTTTATGCCGCTGTTCGCTGCTCCTCCTACTTCGTTTTATGCGTTCTCGCGGATTAAATGAACGCCGTGTCGTGATACTGGGCGCAAGCGAACTGGGCATTAAACTTGCCGAAACCGTGCAGCAGGCCTTATGGACAGGTTTTCGCATTGTAACTTTTATAGACGATGAGGCAAGCAACAAACCTGCCTTGATACACCGCATCCCTGTCATTCAGACGCCGGTTAATTTAGGCCAGCATCTGGCAGCGGAAGGGATTGATGAAATCTGGCTGGCGTTGCCGCTGAGCGACGAAGCCCGCGTAAAAGAAATTTTATATGATCTACGACATCACACGATTAATATGCGTTTTGTATTGGATATTTTCGGCCTGGATTTATTGAATCATTCCATTACCGACCTTGCAGGATTTCCGGTACTCAATATTTCTTCAACGCCGATGATGGGAATGAACAGGCTGGTGAAAGCAGTGGAAGACCGCTTGCTTGCAGCCATTATTCTGGTCTTGATCGGTCCGCTTCTTCTACTTATTGCCATTGGCGTTAAACTCAGCTCAAAAGGTCCTGTCTTTTTCAAGCAATATCGGCACGGCTGGGACGGACGTATCATCAAAGTCTATAAATTCCGCACGATGATTGAGCATGAAGAAGAAGACGGCAAGGTCACCCAAGCAACGCTTAGCGACAACCGTGTGACGGCTTTTGGCCGTTTCCTGCGCCGTACCAGCCTGGATGAATTGCCGCAATTCATCAATGTGCTGCAGGGACGTATGTCCATTGTAGGCCCGCGCCCCCATGCGGTAGCACACAACGAATTTTACAAAGATTCCATCCACACCTACATGCAGCGCCATCGGGTGAAACCGGGTATTACAGGCTGGGCACAGGTCAACGGCTGGCGCGGTGAAACGGATACGCTTGAGAAAATGCAAAAACGCGTGGAGTATGATCTTTATTACATCAATAACTGGTCACTCAGTTTCGACATGAAAATTATTTTCTTAACTTTATTGCGAGGTTTTATCGGCCGAAATGCCTATTAATACAGGGACAGTGCTTGTCGTGGGTGGAGCAGGTTATATAGGCTCCCATATGGTGCTTATGCTAAAACGCGCGGGCTTTACGCCCATCGTGCTCGACAATTTAAGCCGGGGACACCGCGAGGCCCTATCTGGCGCCAAGTTGATAGCAGGAGAGATGGCTGACCGGGATTTATTGGCGCACCTCTTTACCACGCATTCTTTTTCCGCCGTTCTGCATTTTGCTTCTTATATTGAAGTGGCAGAGTCAATGAAAAATCCGGCGAAATATTATCAAAACAATGTGGCCGCCACTTTGACACTCCTCGATCTCATGATGGAGCATCAGGTTCGGCATTTTATTTTTTCCTCTACTGCTGCGGTTTATGGCGAGCCGCACTATACACCCCTCGATGAGTTACATCCGTTGCATCCTGTTAACCCTTATGGCCGCAGCAAGCGCATGGTGGAAGAAATTGTCATGGATTATGCGCGGTGTGGTCATTTGCACTATGCCATCTTGCGTTATTTTAATGCGGCAGGCGCCGATCCCGAAGGGCGTCTTGCCGAGCGGCACCATCCAGAGTCACATCTGATCCCATTGGTTTTACAGGCAGCCGCTGGTGAGCGCGACGCTATCATTGTGTATGGCAATGATTACGCTACGCCTGATGGAACGTGCATTCGTGATTATGTACACGTCACCGACCTTTGCGACGCGCACTTACTTTCGCTGCAACGATTGCTGGAAGGCGGCGAATCCCTGCTTTGCAATTTGGGGACAGGACGAGGTTATTCAGTGCAACAAGTGATTGACGCTGCACGGCTGGTGACCGGTTGCCGCATTCCTACTGTCCATGGCGATCGAAGACCAGGTGACCCGGCGATACTGGTGGCGAATGCTTCGCGTGCAATGCAGGAACTCCATTGGCAGCCTCGCTATTCAACGCTTGAAACACTGATCACACATGCGTGGCAAGCGATGCGTGTTACCGCATAGCGAAAATAATTTTTGTTTTATAAACATTGCCTTTCTTAAGCTTTCCTTAAGGTTTGAAGCGTTGCTGCCAAAACAGGAGCATGTTATATATCATTTGATACACACTTATCAGAATGGGAAAATCATATGGAGACCAGACATCAGGCAAGAGATGAAGTGAATGCCCTGCTCGGCAGCGCGGATAAAGAGTTGCAGAATAAATTGTACCATTATGTTTTTGTCCCATCTGAAACCTATATCACAGTGACCGTCGGTGTGAAAAGGGCGATTGATAAAATAGCCTATCTGGATACCGGTGTGTTGCTTGGCGAACTCATCCTTCTTCTCTCTGAAGTCCAAAAAACTGTTTCAGGATTACAAGCCAATTTAAAAGCAGCAGAATTCGCGAATTTTCAGGATAGCGCCGGTAAAATATCGGATAAATTGTCAACCTATAATAAAGAGAGCACCATCCGTGACCTGCAATCTGTTTTGCTGGAAAAAAATAAACTTTCTACGCATTGGTCAGCGCTAATTTATAATCTGCAAAAGATAATTGATAATCCGAAACGGCTTAAGCTCGACGAAAAGCAGCTGGCATTTTTTAAAGAGCTGAAAGTATGGCTTGATGGTTTTTATCTGCATTTTTGCATGCGAAGCAGACGAGAAGAATTGCAGCAAATGATTGTTAGTCCGGAAGCTGAAATGCAGAAGGAAGTGGATCACCCTGTTGTGGAAAGGAAGCTCAAAATTACAGCGGGGATGCAAAGGGCGCTGATTAAAATGGGCGATATGGATGGTAAAGAATCCTTACCGATGATTTTGTCGCTGCTTCATGATATTCGCAAGAAAGTAGTAAATGATCCGGAATTGGCAAAAACTACTGAGGCAATTGAATACAGCCTGAAAATTCTGGGTGAGGCGAATGAAACACTTTGTAAAGGCAGATTGGAACAATTAGACATATTAAAAGGATTGACGGATAAAATTGAGCCTGATTTGAAGGAGTTGGTTGAAAAAATCAAGCAAGCGCAAATAACAGAAGCTATTGCGCAGGAATGCAAAGAGTTGGCTTTTTTTCTGGAAGCACTTTATTTTCATTCCTATAAAGATAGAAACAAATTTTTTGACCCCGAAGATACAACTATCAAACAAGTCACCAGCAATAAACTGAGCAAAATGATGATCGCGGATTTTTATCACCAGGCCGCGCTTGCTATGGAAGATCTTTTGCAAACCCTGCAAAAACAGAAAGAGGTTAAGCATGACGAGGCGGAATTTAAGCAGGATGGCGAGTTATCCCCTCAGATGGAAAAGCCTGCACAGACTTTGGAACTGCATAAAGCTGAACAGGTTAGCGAGCGCAGTATCGGGTCAGACGTGAAAGTACGGCAAAATACGACTAAAGCGGATGAAATCAAAAGTGAAAAGCCAAATCCCACTTTTGATGAAGAGGCGTTTTGGACTATTCTGGATAAAGCCAGCGGAAGTGCTGATGAAATTAAAATTGAAAGTTTGCTAAATGCCATGTCGAAATATAAGCTTTCCGAAAATCAGAAAACGCACTTGCATCATTTGGAAACAAAGGTTCCCGAATTTTTTAATCAATATAAGAATAATAGATATCTTTGGCAAAAAGCGATAAGCAGTATTCCCCTGATTGGTGGCTATTTAGATCCTTACTTACAACGTTATAATGCAGATATCGCCAATCAGGCGCTTAATAACTCATCTTCCGGTGACCCAGAGACATTTCTTCAACGTTTGGCCATGGCGCGGTATCTTTTAGCTTCGCCTGAACGAAGCAGCAATGAACTCCTTAAGAAAACAAACGAGCTTCTACTTAACGCATACGTGCATCTCCATAACATCGGGCCAGGCAAGCGATTGGCAAAAGAAGAAGTACCGCCAGGTCTGTTGCTGACTTATGGAAAGTTTTCTCCAAGTACAACACACCGTGTCAAAGTCATACCGCTTGATGAGCTAGCATCCGATAACCAGGAATTAATGCGTAGAAAAATGACTCAATGAGATAGTTAGCAGGCCGGTTTCGAGCAGTTCAGCAACAACAGGGGACGGCCATTTTGCTGTAACTCTTTCATCGCACTTAATATTTATCACTCTATACCTTGTTAACCTTTTTAATCAAATTTGGGTTTATAATTTTATG
Proteins encoded:
- a CDS encoding glycosyltransferase family 4 protein, whose amino-acid sequence is MKTAIVCDWLVTLGGAEKVLGELFQCFPDADLFAVVDFLEPHQRDFLRHKTAKTTFIQKLPFARKKYRSYLPLMPLAIEQLDLSSYELIISSSHAVAKGVITGPDQLHISYVHSPMRYAWDLQHQYLRETGLDKKPQGLLARYFLHKLRLWDLRSANGVDYFIANSHFIANRIRKTYRRDATVIHPPVDIARFMPGHQKEDFYLTASRLVPYKKIDLIVESFSAMPDKKLVVIGDGPDFAKIKAKTGSNVELLGYQPNEVLIDHMQRAKAFVFAAEEDFGIVPLEAQACGTPVIALGKGGALETVRGIAQEKPTGVFFSEQTVRAVCEAVSVFENNRLQFNIENCVENARQFSPEQFRYKIQELVQKKWDQSQIKKGG
- a CDS encoding mannose-1-phosphate guanylyltransferase/mannose-6-phosphate isomerase; the protein is MTHPEDTLIPVILSGGTGSRLWPVSREAHPKPFMRLPDGETLLQKTFLRAMRFSRSPEVMTITNREYYLKSKADYKAVLTEPITTSFLLEPFGRNTAPAITLAALKALANYGPEAILLVLPADHLIENTDAFDKQCAKAITLAKDNRMVTFGIMPTAPETGFGYIEFGDLYPAHTDCHQVRRFVEKPDAALANTLFQSSQYLWNAGMFCFKAGVLINELNHHAPQILQAARQCWEKSRAHPTDPYTFEFDPVSFAEQPDISIDYALMEKSQEIAVIACQFGWQDIGSWEAYKKLHPADSNGNTVLGDAILIDSQNNFIHSESRMVASIGVQNLAIIDTPDALLITHRDRTQDVKQVVQTLKEKSHQSYLMHRTVIRPWGSYTVLEEGHGFKIKRIVVKPEASLSLQMHHHRSEHWVVVEGTAQVLNGEQTILLNTNESTFVPVGTPHRLSNPGKTDLVIIEVQTGQYLGEDDIVRFEDTYGRVT
- a CDS encoding undecaprenyl-phosphate glucose phosphotransferase, with the translated sequence MLPKGLLKEYSRTIAMMVRMMDMATVFFAGWLAYLFRFNDVRLPSSYLGALLLAVAMTPVVFSFFNIYVSIRGAGFLRHLISLIQAMCVLGFVLAGLSFFTKSGDTFSRLWFVTWVLFTLFFLILCRCSLLLLLRFMRSRGLNERRVVILGASELGIKLAETVQQALWTGFRIVTFIDDEASNKPALIHRIPVIQTPVNLGQHLAAEGIDEIWLALPLSDEARVKEILYDLRHHTINMRFVLDIFGLDLLNHSITDLAGFPVLNISSTPMMGMNRLVKAVEDRLLAAIILVLIGPLLLLIAIGVKLSSKGPVFFKQYRHGWDGRIIKVYKFRTMIEHEEEDGKVTQATLSDNRVTAFGRFLRRTSLDELPQFINVLQGRMSIVGPRPHAVAHNEFYKDSIHTYMQRHRVKPGITGWAQVNGWRGETDTLEKMQKRVEYDLYYINNWSLSFDMKIIFLTLLRGFIGRNAY
- the galE gene encoding UDP-glucose 4-epimerase GalE, producing MPINTGTVLVVGGAGYIGSHMVLMLKRAGFTPIVLDNLSRGHREALSGAKLIAGEMADRDLLAHLFTTHSFSAVLHFASYIEVAESMKNPAKYYQNNVAATLTLLDLMMEHQVRHFIFSSTAAVYGEPHYTPLDELHPLHPVNPYGRSKRMVEEIVMDYARCGHLHYAILRYFNAAGADPEGRLAERHHPESHLIPLVLQAAAGERDAIIVYGNDYATPDGTCIRDYVHVTDLCDAHLLSLQRLLEGGESLLCNLGTGRGYSVQQVIDAARLVTGCRIPTVHGDRRPGDPAILVANASRAMQELHWQPRYSTLETLITHAWQAMRVTA